The genomic window CCGCACGGCCAGGCCCGCGTCTTCTCCATGCAGGACCGCCGCCGCGCCTTCGCCGGGAACCACCCCGCGGGCACGAAGCTCCACCAGGGCGAGGAGGCGCCCGTCGAGCAGCCCTCCCCGGCAGGGCCCTCCCGGGCCGTCGCGTCCCAGGCGGGGATGGACGCCCCGACGGCGGAGGTCGCCGAGGTCACCGAGCGCGGGACCCAGGACGCCCTGCCGGAGATGCCCCCGGCTCCGAAGCCCAAGCCGAAGCGCCGCCCGCGCCGCTCGGTGCCCTCCTGGGACGAGATCGTCTTCGGTGCGAAGCCGGAGTGACACCGGGGGCGCACCGCACGCGCCTGCGATGACCTGAGGCCGTCCCGTTCGGGGCGGCCTCAGCCCTTCCCGGCAGCCTCGGCCACCCGCCCCAGGACGCCGTCGGCGCCGGAGCGCGTTGCGCCGCCGCCCGCTCCGAGCGCGGCTCAGGCCGAGGCGAGGAGCAGCGGGACGGTTGTCTCCGCGGGCGTGATCGACCCGTGGACGCCGGGCATGGCGATGGCGGACTCGGAGTGGACGCGCGGGTCGACGACGACCCACGTGCCCGCCATGGCAACGAGCACGTCCCCGAGGACCGTGGCGGCACGTGGCGACACGGGGCCGAGCAGGGTCTCGGCCTCGGTGCGGGTGCCGACCCAGGCGGCCTTCTCGCCAAGATGCTCGCGCCAGCGCTCGGCGACCTGCTGCGCGAGGTCGGCGTCGCCACCCGGGACGTAGAGCTGGCTCATGCGCGGCTCCCCCGCGATCCCGGCGACGTGGGCCATGAGGTCGGGGTGGTCTGTGACGGTGACGCGGTGCTCGGCGTCGGTGTCGACCATGCCGTGGTCGGCGGTGAGGACGATCCGCGTGCCGCGCGGGACGCGGCGGACGAGCTCGGCCATGGCGGCGTCGAGGCGCTCGAACTCGCGGAGCCACTCCTGGGAGGTCCAGCCATGCCCGTGGCCCGCGTGGTCGAGCTCGCCGACGTAGAGGTAGACGAGCGGGGTGCCGCGTCGCAGCGCGGAGACCGCGAGGCCCGGGCGGTCCTCGAGGCGGTCGGCGCCGAGGTGCTGCGTGCCGCGCAGGCCGGCCTCGGTGAGGCCGGAGCCGGAGAAGCGCGCAGGCCCGATCGACAGGGCGAGGGGCGCGGACTGGCCGGTGGCGTCGCGGGTGAGGGCGGGGTCGGGCTCGAGGCGTTGGAAGACGGTGGGGACGTCCTGCCAGGCGCGCGGCTCGGGTGCGCGGCCCTCCCAGGTGATGAGGCAGAGGTTGTCCTCGGCCCGCGGGACGTCGCCGGCCGCCGGGGACGGGAGAAGCGGGTTGCGCACGGAGTAGCCGACCATGCCGGTGACGCCGGGCAGGGCGCCGGTGCCCAGCGTGGTGAGGGCGGCCGCCGTCGTCGAGGGGACGCAGGTGCGAGCGGCCGGGCCGGGGCCGGACGGAGCCCCGAGCAGGCCCGAGCCGAAGGGCTCGGCGTCGGTGAGCCAGGAGCGCAGGGTCGGGGCGTGGCCGCGCCGCTCGCGGAGGAGCTCCAGGCCGAGGCCGTCGACGAGGACGACGACGGTGCCGCCGCCCCTCGCCGCGCCGCGCTCGGCACGAGCTCGGTCGAGGATCCCCCAGGCCCCGGCGGCGGTGCGGGCCTCCGCGTCGGTGAGGACGCCGGGACGGTCGGGCTCGCCCAGGCGCAGGCCGGCGCTCACGGCGGCGGCGCCGAGGACCTTCCGGAGGCTCGGGGCGTCCGCGGGCTCGATGGTGGGGGTGTTCGTACCCGTGGCGCTCACAGCTCGGCCCCCGCGGCGCGGGCGATGGCGGCGGACAGGGCGCGGGCGAAGGCCTCGGCGTGCTGGAGGGCCTCGTCGCCCTCGACGCCGGCGGCGACGCGCACGGCGATGTCGTCGGGCATGGAAACGCCGGTGAGACCGTGGTCGGCCTGGCAGGACGGGTCCCCGCAGGCGGCGGGCTCGAGGTCGAGGCGCCGCACGGCGCCCCAGGAGATCGCGATCGTCATCTCGGTCAGGCGTCCGCCGTGGACCGCCGGCGCGGCGACGCCGCGGGTGAGGGCGACCGAGCGGATGCGGCTGACCGGGACGGCCTCGGAGGTGGCGACGGCGGCCGGGGCGCCGTCCTCTCGCACGGCGTCGTCGACGTGGACGATGAGGAGCCGCGTGCGGGTCAGGGCGAGGACCGTGAGGTGGCGGTGGACGTCGGTGTCGTCGAAGGTGGTCTCGGCCTGGACGAGGTCGCAGTCGACGGCCTCGCCCGCCAGGGACACGTCGAGCGTGCCGAGCACGAGCTCGGGGTAGTAGCCGGCCCGCGTCACCTCGTCCCGGAGTGCCTCGGGGATCCCGGTGGTCGGTGTCGTCGGCGTCATGGGCGCGATCATGCCATCGCGGACGGCCGTCACGCCCGTCACGCCCGGGTGTCGCTCCGGGCGCAGCGGCGTCATCCCGCGAGAATGCCCGCATGCCGAAGTCCCCCACCGTGACTCCTCCCCCGACCGACGGCGAGATCGTCGAGCAGGACCTCTCGACGGAGATGCGCTCCTCCTTCCTGGAGTACGCCTACTCGGTCATCTACGCCCGGGCGCTCCCGGACGCCCGCGACGGCCTCAAGCCGGTCCAGCGCCGCATCCTGTTCCAGATGGACCGGATGGGGCTGCGCCCGGACCGTCCGCACGTGAAGTCCTCCCGCGTCGTCGGCGACGTCATGGGCCGCCTCCACCCGCATGGCGACGTCGCCATCTACGAGGCCCTCGTCCGCCTCGCGCAGCCCTTCACGATGCGCCTGCCCCTCGTCGACGGGCACGGCAACTTCGGCTCCCTCGACGACGGGCCCGCCGCCCCCCGCTATACCGAGGCCAGGCTCGCCGCCCCGGCTCTCGCCCTGACCGCGGACATCGACGAGGACACCGTCGACTTCTCCCCCAACTACGACTACACGCTCACCGAGCCGGACGTCCTGCCGGCCGCCTTCCCGAACCTCCTCGTCAACGGCACGACGGGCATCGCGGTGGGCATGGCGACGAACATGCCGCCGCACAACCTCGTCGAGGTCGTCGGCGCGGCCCGCCACCTCATCGAGCACCCGGACGCGACCCTCGAGGACCTCATGGCCTTCGTGCCCGGCCCGGACCTGCCGGCCGGCGGCATGATCGTCGGCCTCGACGGCGTGCGCGAGGCCTACCGCACGGGGCGCGGCAAGTTCGTCACGCGCGCCACGGCGCGCATCGAGAACGTCACCGCCCGCAAGAAGGGCATCGTCGTCACCGAGCTGCCGTACATGATCGGCCCTGAGAAGATCATCGCCCGGATCAAGGACGCCGTCGGCTCCAAGAAGC from Actinomyces radicidentis includes these protein-coding regions:
- a CDS encoding alkaline phosphatase family protein — its product is MSATGTNTPTIEPADAPSLRKVLGAAAVSAGLRLGEPDRPGVLTDAEARTAAGAWGILDRARAERGAARGGGTVVVLVDGLGLELLRERRGHAPTLRSWLTDAEPFGSGLLGAPSGPGPAARTCVPSTTAAALTTLGTGALPGVTGMVGYSVRNPLLPSPAAGDVPRAEDNLCLITWEGRAPEPRAWQDVPTVFQRLEPDPALTRDATGQSAPLALSIGPARFSGSGLTEAGLRGTQHLGADRLEDRPGLAVSALRRGTPLVYLYVGELDHAGHGHGWTSQEWLREFERLDAAMAELVRRVPRGTRIVLTADHGMVDTDAEHRVTVTDHPDLMAHVAGIAGEPRMSQLYVPGGDADLAQQVAERWREHLGEKAAWVGTRTEAETLLGPVSPRAATVLGDVLVAMAGTWVVVDPRVHSESAIAMPGVHGSITPAETTVPLLLASA
- a CDS encoding DUF5998 family protein, whose product is MTPTTPTTGIPEALRDEVTRAGYYPELVLGTLDVSLAGEAVDCDLVQAETTFDDTDVHRHLTVLALTRTRLLIVHVDDAVREDGAPAAVATSEAVPVSRIRSVALTRGVAAPAVHGGRLTEMTIAISWGAVRRLDLEPAACGDPSCQADHGLTGVSMPDDIAVRVAAGVEGDEALQHAEAFARALSAAIARAAGAEL